CCGTAGAGGGTACCCGTGCGCAGATCGAGGTGGTGGGTCGTGATTTCAAGCCCCGATCCTTTGAGGCTCTCGAAGAGCAGGTCGTTTGGGCCGAGTTCGAAATGGTCCCGGCTGATGACGACAAAATCCCGGCCATAGGCCCGAAACAGAAGCGCGTCCCGATACCTGGCCTGCAGTTCCACCGCAAACCGCTGCATCAGGCGGTTTCCCTGCTCCCAGCCCTGCTGCCGGTTGAAGTCCGGCAGATTTTTGAGGTGGAAAATGTGCAGACAGTGATATGACGCCAAGACCTGGTCGTTTTGTAAAATGATCTGCAGGTAGTCCTCGTTGTAGAGACCGGTGAGCTTGTCGCTGAAAAAATAGGAGAAGCGGCGCTGCTCCATCTGGTTTTTGGGCAGCTGGTCGATGGCCTCCGGGATCTCCACATCTTTCAGGACCCCGAGGGCTGCGGCGACGATCTCGGGGTCAAACTGGCTGCCGCTTAGCGCCTTCATTTCCTGCAGGGCCTCGGCAACGGTCTTGCGGGGCTTGTAGATGCGGTTGGTGGTCATGGCGTCAAAGGCGTCGGCAACGACGATGATCCTGGAGAGCAAGGGGATCTCCTTGCCCCGCAGCCCGTCGGGGTAGCCCGCCCCGTCGTAGCGTTCATGGTGGTGGCGGATGATTTCGGCAAGCCCCTTGTACATGTTGATATTGGCCAGCATGGCATGCCCGGCGGAGGCATGCAGCTTGATCAGCCCGTAATCCAGCTCGGAAAGCTTGCCGGGCTTGAGGAGCACCGAATCGGGTGTGGCGATCTTGCCGATGTCGTGCAGGGTCGCGGCCTGCTGCAGGATGTTGATCTGATGGTCGTCAAGGCCCAGTTCCCGGGCCAGCAGGCGGCTGTAGGCGGCCACCCGGAGGGTGTGGCCGGCGGTGTAGGTATCCCGCTGATCGATCATTTCGGCAAAAGACCGGATCGTCTGCTCGTAATTCTCCGTGCGTTCCTGCTCCAGTCGGGACACCTTTTCACGCTGCCAGAAGGAGCTGACGGCAAAGCCGATGTCGCCCGCCAGTTCCTCCAGCATGACGAGCTCCTCCTGATCGAAGCCCTCCTTGCGCATGGTGTAGACGCTGAGGGCCCCGATGGCGCGGGAGTATCGGTCGGCGCGCAGGGGCAGGGCCGCCACCGCCTGAAAGCCGGTCGCCGCCGAGCGGTCAAGCCACGGGGTGACCGTCGTTTCCCCATCGCTCTGAACAATGACCACCGTTTGGTCGCTCAGCATGCAGCGGGCTGCGGGTGAGGACGAGAAGGGATCGGCGGGGTTGAAGGGATCGTAAGGCGGCGCCTCGGGAAAGCGGACCGAATCGTCGGCGGTGAAAACCCCATCCACCACGCCGTCCCGCAAGAGGCCGATCCAGCTGTAGCCGTAATGGCCGTGCTCGGACATGGTTTTGCAGGCCTGGTCCAGAAGGGTCTCCAGGTCCGTCGCCGAGAGGAGCAAACCGTTGATTTCGGCAACCGTTTCCATGATTTCCCGCAGGTAAAGCTCCCGGTCAAGGAGGGTGTTGATCCGTTGGGTGCGTTCGACGACCCTGGCCTCCAGGGTCCGGTTGAGCTCGTCGACCTCCCGTTTTTTGTACCGCAGCTTGCGGTTCAGGTGCAGGATATAAAGCGAGGCCGAGGAGATCAGGATGACCGCGCCGAGCAGCAGGCCGAGCTGGCGCCAGTAGCGCCGCAGCACGTCGGTCAAGGTGAACTGGCCGAAATCCGCGTAGGGTCCGATGCGCAGGTCGAGCAGGCAGTCATGCACCGGCTGATAGTTCAGAGGCACGGTCCAGCCGGCGCTCTTGCTGGCCCTGGCGGCGGGGTCGTCGGGATCCATGGCCAGCAGGGCGGCCGCCACCGCGCGCGCCAGATCGATGGGTGTATCCCGGGTGGCGGCCATGGGCCATTCCGGATACAGTTGGGTGCTGAGCCGGAAGGGGAACCCCGCGACGTGCCGCTCATCGATAATACGGAATTCGTTAAGTCTGATGCTGCCGGCGGCGGCCATCCGCTCCAGGGTGTCGCTGCGCACCGTACCGGCATCGACCATGCCCTTTCGTACCGCATAAACGACGGCGTCATGGGTGTTGCCGTATTCGAGGGTTGCAAAGAAGCGCAGCGGGTCGACGCCCAAGCGGAAGAGTTCGCGCCAGCACATGATCCAGCCGCCGAACGAGCGCGGCTCCACCGCCATGAACGCCTGGCCCCGCAGATCGGTGATTGCGCGCAGGTCCTGACGGTCGGCGCGGGCAAATATGACGCCGCCAAAGGTGGTGGTCTGCTGACCGGGAAGGTTCTGGTTGATCAGGGTGGCGATCCGGTTTACCCCGTAAAGCTTTTCAAGCTCCACATAGAATCCCGGATTGGCCAGGACAAAATCGATCTGCCGCTCCCGGACAGCGGCATGAATCTGGGTGAAATCAAGGGGCACTACCTGGAAACGACAGCCGACCAGCTTGGCACTGAGATAGTCGGCCGTGGGGGTCCACATCCCCACGTCCACCGCCGAGCCGCGCTTGGCGAGGACCCCGATCTTGACCTCCCGGGGCGTTTGGCTGTGGGCATTTCCCAGCAGGCCGGCAAAAACCAGGAGCAGCGAAAGAAAAAGGAG
The genomic region above belongs to Desulfobacteraceae bacterium and contains:
- a CDS encoding PhnD/SsuA/transferrin family substrate-binding protein yields the protein MLLFLSLLLVFAGLLGNAHSQTPREVKIGVLAKRGSAVDVGMWTPTADYLSAKLVGCRFQVVPLDFTQIHAAVRERQIDFVLANPGFYVELEKLYGVNRIATLINQNLPGQQTTTFGGVIFARADRQDLRAITDLRGQAFMAVEPRSFGGWIMCWRELFRLGVDPLRFFATLEYGNTHDAVVYAVRKGMVDAGTVRSDTLERMAAAGSIRLNEFRIIDERHVAGFPFRLSTQLYPEWPMAATRDTPIDLARAVAAALLAMDPDDPAARASKSAGWTVPLNYQPVHDCLLDLRIGPYADFGQFTLTDVLRRYWRQLGLLLGAVILISSASLYILHLNRKLRYKKREVDELNRTLEARVVERTQRINTLLDRELYLREIMETVAEINGLLLSATDLETLLDQACKTMSEHGHYGYSWIGLLRDGVVDGVFTADDSVRFPEAPPYDPFNPADPFSSSPAARCMLSDQTVVIVQSDGETTVTPWLDRSAATGFQAVAALPLRADRYSRAIGALSVYTMRKEGFDQEELVMLEELAGDIGFAVSSFWQREKVSRLEQERTENYEQTIRSFAEMIDQRDTYTAGHTLRVAAYSRLLARELGLDDHQINILQQAATLHDIGKIATPDSVLLKPGKLSELDYGLIKLHASAGHAMLANINMYKGLAEIIRHHHERYDGAGYPDGLRGKEIPLLSRIIVVADAFDAMTTNRIYKPRKTVAEALQEMKALSGSQFDPEIVAAALGVLKDVEIPEAIDQLPKNQMEQRRFSYFFSDKLTGLYNEDYLQIILQNDQVLASYHCLHIFHLKNLPDFNRQQGWEQGNRLMQRFAVELQARYRDALLFRAYGRDFVVISRDHFELGPNDLLFESLKGSGLEITTHHLDLRTGTLYGIHKLEKFEIRSKP